A part of Ziziphus jujuba cultivar Dongzao chromosome 8, ASM3175591v1 genomic DNA contains:
- the LOC107413852 gene encoding protein EARLY FLOWERING 4 isoform X1, which yields MRPCRSSSPSMHMTTLDSSSSAAESSMDDASNHRRHNHQTLNKSKRKPVDHEEEEEGEAWQTFNTSFNQVQSVLDRNRALIQQVNENHQSRLPNNMVKNVALIQEINGNISKVVSLYSDLSTNFSTIFHDQQRSENGKPETPPPQR from the coding sequence ATGAGACCGTGCCGGTCTAGCAGTCCGTCCATGCACATGACCACTCTGGATTCCTCCTCCTCCGCTGCCGAATCGAGCATGGACGACGCTTCCAATCACCGCCGTCACAACCACCAAACCCTAAACAAATCCAAACGCAAACCCGTCGaccatgaagaagaagaagaaggcgaGGCGTGGCAAACCTTCAACACCAGCTTCAACCAGGTTCAGTCGGTGCTCGATCGCAACCGAGCTCTGATCCAGCAAGTCAACGAGAACCACCAGTCTAGGCTCCCCAATAACATGGTGAAGAACGTGGCTCTTATTCAGGAGATCAACGGCAACATCTCTAAGGTCGTTTCGCTCTACTCTGACCTCTCTACCAATTTCTCTACCATCTTCCATGATCAGCAGCGCTCTGAGAACGGCAAGCCTGAAACTCCTCCTCCTCAGCGTTGA
- the LOC107413852 gene encoding protein EARLY FLOWERING 4 isoform X2 — translation MRPCRSSSPSMHMTTLDSSSSAAESSMDDASNHRRHNHQTLNKSKRKPVDHEEEEEGEAWQTFNTSFNQVQSVLDRNRALIQQVNENHQSRLPNNMVKNVALIQEINGNISKVVSLYSDLSTNFSTIFHDQQRSENGG, via the exons ATGAGACCGTGCCGGTCTAGCAGTCCGTCCATGCACATGACCACTCTGGATTCCTCCTCCTCCGCTGCCGAATCGAGCATGGACGACGCTTCCAATCACCGCCGTCACAACCACCAAACCCTAAACAAATCCAAACGCAAACCCGTCGaccatgaagaagaagaagaaggcgaGGCGTGGCAAACCTTCAACACCAGCTTCAACCAGGTTCAGTCGGTGCTCGATCGCAACCGAGCTCTGATCCAGCAAGTCAACGAGAACCACCAGTCTAGGCTCCCCAATAACATGGTGAAGAACGTGGCTCTTATTCAGGAGATCAACGGCAACATCTCTAAGGTCGTTTCGCTCTACTCTGACCTCTCTACCAATTTCTCTACCATCTTCCATGATCAGCAGCGCTCTGAGAACG GAGGGTGA
- the LOC107413846 gene encoding GDSL esterase/lipase CPRD49, translating to MVGPPRPQFVLFGSSIVQLSFSNGGWGATLADIYARKADILVRGYYGWNSRRAVQVLDQVFPKDAAVQPSLVIAYFGGNDSMGPHSSGLGPHVPLPEYIENMRVIARHLQSLSDSTRIIFLSCPPVNEEKVREITSEYLSKLVRTNELCRQYSDACVELCQEMGLKVVDLFTAFQKRDNWMNTCFTDGVHLSAEGSNIVVEEILKVLKNAEWKPCLHWKSIPTEFSEDSPYDLVTADGKGTLNPSEWTFHREIQWK from the exons atGGTGGGACCGCCAAGGCCTCAGTTCGTTTTGTTCGGATCCTCCATTGTTCAGCTAAGCTTCAGCAATGGCGGTTGGGGTGCTACTCTCGCTGACATTTACGCTCGCAAA GCAGATATATTGGTGCGGGGGTATTACGGTTGGAACTCAAGGCGTGCTGTACAGGTCCTCGATCAAGTGTTTCCTAAG GATGCTGCAGTACAGCCATCGTTGGTCATAGCTTATTTTGGAGGTAATGATTCAATGGGGCCTCACTCATCTGGCCTGGGCCCTCATGTGCCACTTCCTGAATACATTGAAAACATGAGAGTGATTGCAAGACATCTCCAG AGTCTTTCAGATTCCACACGCATCATTTTTCTTAGTTGTCCTCCTGTGAATGAGGAAAAAGTTCGTGAAATTACAAG TGAGTATTTAAGCAAACTAGTAAGAACTAATGAGTTGTGCAGACAGTATTCAGATGCCTGTGTAGAGTTGTGCCAGGAAATGGGTTTGAAGGTTGTTGATCTTTTTACTGCATTTCAGAAAAGAGATAATTGGATGAATACTTGTTTTAC AGATGGTGTTCATTTATCCGCTGAGGGGAGCAATATAGTTGTAGAGGAGATATTGAAGGTGCTCAAGAATGCTGAATGGAAACCATGTTTACACTGGAAGTCCATTCCGACTGAGTTTTCAGAGGACTCACCATATGATCTCGTTACTGCTGATGGAAAAGGAACATTAAATCCCTCTGAGTGGACCTTTCACAGGGAGATTCAGTGGAAATAA
- the LOC107413859 gene encoding DNA replication complex GINS protein psf3, which yields MANYYDLDDIIAEEERVSVVFRKAVNGVGIDASAETDCVEIDSKVELPFWLAHELYLRKVVKLKVPTCFNQKTRLELGADAACVDLRSRCPYFYEFGCKIARLFNSCEPETRVEGRDLGSFLLSAFENRYKEVLAKAHSAAFAAASKCFTLLTKEETTMYEAAQSSMAAFKKWRMGGPRFQKASILGRKRKPTD from the exons ATGGCTAATTACTATGACCTTGATGATATTATTGCTGAGGAAGAG CGTGTTTCGGTTGTGTTCCGAAAGGCAGTAAATGGGGTGGGAATTGATGCCAGCGCCGAAACGGATTGT GTTGAAATAGATTCCAAGGTAGAGCTGCCTTTCTGGCTTGCTCATGAGTTATACCTACGAAAAGTAGTAAAACTGAAGGTTCCTACCTGTTTCAATCAAAA aacTAGGCTGGAACTTGGGGCTGATGCTGCATGTGTGGATCTGAGATCTCGATGTCCATACTTCTACGAATTTGGATGCAAGATAGCACGGTT GTTCAATTCCTGTGAGCCAGAGACGAGGGTTGAGGGTAGGGATTTGGGATCTTTCCTGTTATCTGCATTTGAGAACAGATATAAGGAAGTCCTAGCCAAGGCACACTCTGCAGCATTCGCAGCGGCTTCCAAATGCTTTACACTCCTAACAAAAGAAGAAACCACCA TGTATGAGGCAGCTCAATCTTCGATGGCGGCTTTTAAGAAATGGAGGATGGGTGGTCCTAGATTCCAGAAAGCATCCATACTTGGAAGGAAAAGGAAACCAACCGACTAG